The DNA region ggtttcacgtggaaaggaaggaaatctcaacattccacgtgaaattggccaagttccacgtgaaaagcttggaaaactcaggattccacgtgaaattccaaggtttcacgtggaaaactcaagtttccacgtgaaatagcccaggtttcacgtggaaaggaaggaaatctcaacattccacgtgaaatcggggtgttacacgggACTTTCGGGTCCTCTTCCCCGGGCATCGAACAGTCAGCTCAGAACTGGTACGGACAAGGGGAATCCGactgtttaattaaaacaaagcatTGCGATGGTCCCTGCGGATGTTGACGCAATGTGATTTCTGCCCAGTGCTCTGATTGTTAAAGTGAAGAAATTCAACCAAGCGCGGGTAAACGGCGGGAGTAACTATGACTCTCTTAAGGTAGCCAACAGCCAAGGGAACGGGCTTGGCAGAATTAGCGGGGAAAGAAGACCCTGTTGAGCTTGACTCTAGTCCGACTTTGTGAAATGACTTGAGAGGTGTAGGATAAGTGGGAGCTGGAAACAGCGAAAGTGAAATACCACTACTTTTAacgttattttacttattccgTGAATCGGAGGCGGGGCGCTGCCCCTCTTTTTGGACCTAAGGATAGCTTTTGCTGGTCGATCTGGGCGGAAGACATTGTCAGGTGGGGAGTTTGGCTGGGGCGGCACATCTGTTAAAAGATAACGCAGGTGTCCTAAGATGAGCTCAACGAGAACAGAAATCTCGTGTGGAACAAAAGGGTAAAAGCTCGTTTGATTCTGATTTCCAGTACGAATACGAACCGTGAAAGCGTGGCCTATCGATCCTTTAGACCTTCGGAATTTGAAGCTAGAGGTGTCAGAAAAGTTACCACAGGGATAACTGGCTTGTGGCAGCCAAGCGTTCATAGCGACGTTGCTTTTTGATCCTTCGATGTCGGCTCTTCCTATCATTGTGAAGCAGAATTCACCAAGTGTTGGATTGTTCACCCACCAATAGGGAACGTGAGCTGGGTTTAGACCGTCGTGAGACAGGTTAGTTTTACCCTACTGATGATAGTGTCGCAATAGTAATTCAACCTAGTACGAGAGGAACCGTTGATTCGCACAATTGGTCATCGCGCTTGGTTGAAAAGCCAGTGGCGCGAAGCTACCGTGCGTTGGATTATGACTGAACGCCTCTAAGTCAGAATCCGGGCTAGAGCGATGCGTGCGCCCGCTGTTTGTTTGCCGACCAGTAGTAGGGAGCTTATGCTCCCCAAAGGCACGTGCCGTTGGCGACACCCGTTAGGTGGATGCACCTTGCGGGACGCCTTGAAGCGCAATTCCCATCGAGCGGCGGGTAGAATCCTTTGCAGACGACTTAAATACGCGACGGGGTATTGTAAGTGGCAGAGTGGCCTTGCTACCACGATCCACTGAGATTCAGCCCTTGTCGCTTCGATTCGTCCCTCCCCTAATTCATATTAACACAACTTCTTTGTGTATGGGTCATTTGAGGCTAGGAAACCCTAAACCAACCCTCATGGGTGTGGATTTGATGGTTCTCAACCTTGAATGCTTGCAAGGTGAAACATATAAAACTGAATCCAAGTGAAGTTAGTGATGGAGATTCATGAAGCCACAGAGTAATACATGAAATCACAGAGTAATACATGAAGTCACAGAGATAGTTTCACACAGGCTTTTGAGTACACATTTATCTTGAAATTCACGAGCTCCCTTCGTTCCATGTGAAATTGCCCCAAGTTCCACGATGAAACCTATATAAACTATAGTTTTCTTGATGAAAGTTAGTAAAGCTCAAGTGCATGTGAAATGGGCAAGGTTTCAAGTGATAAGGAAGGAACTCTCAACATtggacgtgaaattgccaagttttcacgtgaaattggccaagtttcacgtgaaaagcttggaaaactcaacattccacgtgaaatagccaaggtttcacgtggaaagatcagaaatctcaacattccacgtgaaatggcccaggtttcacgtggtaaggatggaaaactcaacattccacgtgaaatagccaaggtttcacgtggaaagctaggaaatctcaagattccaggtgaaattgccaaggtttcacgtggaaaactcaagtttccacgtgaaacagcccaagttccacgtgaaaagcttggaaatctcaggattccacgtgaaattccaaggtttcacgtggaaaactcaagtttccacgtgaaatagcccaggtttcacgtggaaaggaaggaaatctcaacattccacgtgaaattggccaagttccacgtgaaaagcttggaaaactcaggattccacgtgaaattccaaggtttcacgtggaaaactcaagtttccaagtgaaatagcccaggtttcacgtggaaaggaaggaaatctcaacattccacgtgaaattggccaagttccacgtgaaaagcttggaaaactcaggattccacgtgaaattccaaggtttcacgtggaaaactcaagtttccacgtgaagtagcccaggtttcacgtggaaaggaaggaaatctcaacattccacgtgaaattggccaagttccacgtgaaaagcttggaaaactcaggattccacgtgaaattccaagtttcacgtggaaaactcaagtttccacgtgaaatagcccaggtttcacgtggaaaggaaggaaatctcaacattccacgtgaaaaactcaagtttcctcgtgaaaagcttggaaatctcaggattccacgtgaaattccaaggtttcacgtggaaaactcaagtttccacgtgaaatagcccaggtttcacgtggaaaggaaggaaatctcaacattccacgtgaaattggccaagttccacgtgaaaagcttggaaaactcaggattccacgtgaaattccaaggtttcacgtggaaaactcaagtttccacgtgaaatagcccaggtttcacgtggaaaggaaggaaatctcaacattccacgtgaaattggccaagttccacgtgaaaagcttggaaaactcaggattccacgttcaattccaaggtttcacgtggaaaactcaagtttccacgtgaaatagcccaggtttcacgtggaaaggaaggaaatctcaacattccacgtgaaattggccaagttccacgtgaaaagcttggaaaactcaggattccacgtgaaattccaaggtttcacgtggaaaactcaagtttccacgtgaaatagcccaggtttcacgtggaaaggaaggaaatctcaacattccacgtgaaaaactcaagtttccacgtgaaaagcttggaaatatctgaattccacgtgaaattccaaggtttcacgtggaaaactcaagtttccacgtgaaatagcccaggtttcacgtggaaaggatggaaatctcaacattccacgtgaaattggccaagttccacgtgaaaagcttggaaaactcaggattccacgtgaaattccaaggtttcacgtggaaaactcaagtttccacgtgaaatagcccaggtttcacgtggaaaggaaggaaatctcaacattccacgtgaaattggccaagttccacgtgaaaagcttggaaaactcaggattccacgtgaaattccaaggtttcacgtggaaaactcaagtttccacgtgaaatagcccaggtttcacgtggaaaggaaggaaatctcaacattccacgtgaaattggccatgttccacgtgaaaagcttgcaaaactcaggattccacgtgaaattccaaggtttcacgtggaaaactcaagtttccacgtgaaatagcccaggtttcacgtggaaaggaaggaaatctcaacattccacgtgaaaaactcaagtttccacgtgaaaagcttggaaatctcaggattccacgtgaaattccaaggtttcacgtggaaaactcaagtttccacgtgaaatagcccaggtttcacgtggaaaggatggaaatctcaacattccacgtgaaattggccaagttccacgtgaaaagcttggaaaactcaggattccacgtgaaattccaaggtttcacgtggaaagctaggaaatctcaggattccacgtgaaattccaaggtttcacgtggaaaactcaagtttccacgtgaaatagcccaggtttcacgtggaaaggaaggaaatctcaacattccacgtgaaattggccaagttccacgtgaaaagcttggaaaactcaggattccacgtgaaattccaaggtttcacgtggaaaactcaagtttccacgtgaaatagcccaggtttcacgtggaaaggaaggaaatctcaacattccacgtgaaattggccaagttccacgtgaaaagcttggaaaactcaggattccacgtgaaattccaaggtttcacgtggaaaactcaagtttccacgtgaaatagcccaggtttcacgtggaaaggaaggaaatctcaacattccacgtgaaaaactcaagtttccacgtgaaaagcttggaaatctcaggattccacgtgaaattccaaggtttcacgtggaaaactcaagtttccacgtgaaatagcccaggtttcacgtggaaaggaaggaaatctcaacattccacgtgaaattggccaagttccacgtgaaaagcttggaaaactcaggattccacgtgaaattccaaggtttcacgtggaaaactcaagtttccacgtgaaatagcccaggtttcacgtggaaaggaaggaaatctcaacattccacgtgaaattggccaagttccacgtgaaaagcttggaaaactcaggattccacgtgaaattccaaggtttcacgtggaaaactcaagtttcacgtgaaatagcccaggtttcacgtggaaaggaaggaaatctcaacattccacgtgaaaaactcaagtttccacgtgaaaagcttggaaatctcaggattccacgtgaaattccaaggtttcacctggaaaactcaagtttccacgtgaaatagcccaggtttcacgtggaaaggatggaaatctcaacattccacgtgaaattggccaagttccacgtgaaaagcttggaaaactcaggattccacgtgaaattccaaggtttcacgtggaaagctaggaaatctcaggattccacgtgaaattccaaggtttcacgtggaaaactcaagtttccacgtgaaatagcccaggtttcacgtggaaaggaaggaaatctcaacattccacgtgaaattggccaagttccacgtgaaaagcttggaaaactcaggattccacgtgaaattccaaggtttcacgtggaaagctaggaaatctcaggattccacgtgaaattccaaggtttcacgtggaaaactcaagtttccacgtgaaatagcccaggtttcacgtggaaaggaaggaaatctcaacattccacgtgaaattgcccacgttccacgtgaaaagcttggaaatctcaggattccacgtgaaaagcttggaaataccatgattccacgtgaaaccatgcaaaacattgagaattcatgcaccaagaatgaatctccctcgtgaaacctaggctaatatgcatggaaaacaaatttccaggggcaaagctcaagtctcaatgaaaagttggtttgtcaatgccatgccatggtgcccaacatgttaccggattcggtaaaaacgtggcaaaacaaaatccccgtgtgcatattcaatgaaatttggtgggaatgttgGAAATATGCTCCTTGAGGTACACCAAAAGTTCCAGAAcaaaattcgacctctaggtaccgttttctatttttaccgatttcccccgtttcggtcggaaaatcatataaaaaaatccccgtgtgcatatgtaatgaaactttgtgggaatgttagagatatgatccttgatgtacagaaaaaaatccagaccaaaattcaacctcaaggtaccttttcctatttttaccgattttctcggtttcgtcccaagaaaaaattcatattaaatccatcccttgctggaagttgatgaaactttgggaaccatcttgtttcatttttataagcatgCCTGCAAACAATCACGTccaaattcgacctctaggtgCCCAAACTAAATTTATGTCTCCTCAAAAAAAGGGTATCATCTTGTACAAGTGTGGAATTGTTGCGTTTTCCTATAGTAGGGGGGAGCATCCAGGTGAAAAATCAGCCCAACGTGAAATTTTCAGAAATGCTATGGAATGCCCCCCTGAGCGTCCCGGGCTAGCTTTTCACCTCATTCCATGGCAAATGAGTGATTAAACGGATCAAATCACTCAAAATTCATGTCCCGATCAAAAATTGCGTCCCGACCGAGATTTTTCAAAATGGGTAAACGACAACCCAGTCACAATTTGTGACTTATCACACCCAGTTGTGGCACACAAACATTGCGTTCTTAAGGTTTGGTGAagctggactgggcgagcccctagaggggcaacgcccagcatgtatcccgccctgaggcggggccctgaccttcagatgggccttgatctcggaggcccaattggcccaataggtagtacccaagctctataaataggaggtagttatcaattgtaagggacttttggctcatttgataaaataacacatgaaattcagcattctctctcttactctctctccctagcacaatctctctaccctttgGTACTATGCCttccctcaatgttcattcccagaacatttggcgccgtctgtggggactcgaaaactttctactcccattcacgtggattgattgtgcatgaagttacctctgattgtgattaggcaattctctggttttctgattttgattctgtgactagtgttggttctccgatcgagtttgcatcgtttctggtttggatggagactcgacgcaggaggcagcatcattcaccaatgcgacagcggatttcgccgcctcggcggcctcatcgtgtggacctggattctccggtacgaacgacaggagtacagtcgccttctcctcttccatcaccaccacctcctccatcgccttcacaggtgggatctctggagcgctcaccagagaattcacctgctccggagcaacagccggcggtgacacaggagcaatggcgccatttgatgcgcagtattggcaacatccagcagcggaatgagcatctacaggctcagttagatttctaccgtcgcgagcagcgagatgatggaagcagagaagcagactccgtggctgagttccgtccgttctcggaagatgttgagaatgtggtgattccggataacatgaaaacgttagttctggattcttacagcggagattccgatccgaaagatcatcttctgtattttaatacgaagatggtgataattgcggcgtcagatgcggtgaagtgcaggatgtttccatcgacgttcaaatcgacggcgatggcgtggttcacaactttgccgcgtggatcgatttcaaatttcagagacttctcatccaagtttctagtgcaattctcggcaaataagaatcagccggtgacaatcaatgacctatacaatattcgccagcaggaaggggagtcactgaaagagtacatggcaaggtatagcgcggcgtcggtaaaggtagaggacgaggagcctcgagcttgtgctttagcatttaaaaacggtttgctgccgggagggttgaacagcaaattgacacgtaagccggcgcgctcgatgggagagatgcgtgctcgtgccagcacttatattctcgacgaggaggacgacgctttcaaaagaaagcgcgcgaagttggaaaagggcgacacgtcgcccaagcgcgtgaaaaaagataggagcggcgaagataagggggaaggcaaacagcagaggccgggtaaggggaagtcggtattcaaaccgaccaaggaacagttgtatccacggcgcgatgattatgaacaacgtcggccttggcaatctaagtctcatcgccagcgggaggaaactgatatggtgatgaacacagatgtatcggatacgctccgaggggcaagcgacgcaaatctagtggatgagccggaggccccaaagtatcagccacgggacgccaatcccaagaagtggtgcgagttccaccagtccgccgggcatgatacggatgactgttggactttgcagcgggagattgacaaattgattcgggcgggatatcaaggaaatcgtcaaggccagtggcgcaatggaggcgatcaaaacaaagcgcacaagcgggaagaggagcgagcggacactaagggcaagaaaaaacaagaatcagcggctatcgccacaaaaggggctgatgacacgttcgctcgacactcaggaccgcccgtcgggaccatcaacaccatcgccgggggatttggcggcggtggcgacactcacgcggcgcgtaaacgccatgttcgtgccgtaaattccgttcatgaggtcgcttttggattcgtacaccctgacataacaatctcgatggcggactttgaggggataaagcctcataaggacgacccgattgtggtgcagttaaggatgaacagtttcaacattagaagggtactcctggatcagggtagttcggctgatattatctatggtgatgcatttgacaagttgggactaactgacaatgatctaactccatacgcgggaaccttggtaggtttcgcgggggagcaagtaatggtgcggggatacattgatctagacacaatatttggggaagacgagtgtgctagggttttgaaggtaaggtatctggttctccaggtggtagcatcctacaatgtcatcattgggcgaaatacgttgaatcgcctttgtgctgtaatttcgacagcccacttggcggtcaagtatccgctaagcagtggaaaggtgggaaagctgaaagtggaccagaagatggcgagggagtgttacaataattgccttaacttgtacggcaagaagagtgcgttggttggtcatagatgttatgaaatcgaagcttcggatgaaaatctcgaTTAGGAGGTGAGCAAAttctggcgagcacgtttgctttggcgagctagtgttgttggcgatggagttcgacggcgagagaatgtcgttggcgttggaatctagcaagcacgttttactccggcggcggaattctggtgggcacgttttattttggccatggaagtttggcgagtaaagcgttgctatggttaagatcgctggccaacaaatttttccaattccttcaaacttttcctccgtctttcatttgattcccttctcagttgttgtatttcctaattttcttattttgaagttggtattaaaagttatattgtcttcactggttttgattcagatagagaggagcaaatcggatcaaagagaaagaGCGGGTGAATTGgggcacaccattaaagttttgtgaaacttggaagacttccataagcggtttgttattgggtgggacaagctcctgatggcgcgatttagttacaaagtgaaacaagtttcacgatgaactaaattagccccggaaaagcccacgtaacaaccggattcattggcgatgtgtggggtacaaattgcccattctactgagcaccgctttggtaatccaactggccattggaacccaaagcactttgcgtcccgaaatgggacgatcacaccaagggtggcgacctaccgctagggtggtgacctcatgccaaagggtggcgaccaaacgctatgggtggcgacctgtaagactcagtttagacacacaaaagtcgccaaaagggtggcgacctcacgctaagggtggcga from Lotus japonicus ecotype B-129 chromosome 2, LjGifu_v1.2 includes:
- the LOC130737535 gene encoding uncharacterized protein LOC130737535 is translated as MIGRADIEGSKSNVAMNAWLPQASYPCGNFSDTSSFKFRRSKGSIGHAFTVRIRTGNQNQTSFYPFVPHEISVLVELILGHLRYLLTDVPPQPNSPPDNVFRPDRPAKAILRSKKRGSAPPPIHGISKITLKVVVFHFRCFQLPLILHLSSHFTKSD